The Persephonella sp. IF05-L8 genome contains a region encoding:
- a CDS encoding DNA-directed RNA polymerase subunit beta, with the protein MRNIEKLPFNPLRKSLSRRKEVLQPPDLLHVQKNSFEDFIQFHKNPYEREDKGLHGIFKSSFPFEDPNGQITINYIAYEIGDWECGKCRKSVKDDNEHVGGPGVPCPYCGGVLIYKEKNTVEECKYKGLTYSAPLRVLLELVINEVNPETGEITPKTIKKQKVYFGDVPLLTEHAYFVINGSERVVVSQLIRSSGIFFEAKEDKTKDILTRIIYKGSVIPEKGSRLEFEHATNVEIFNAKIDRRKLLGTTILRAFGLDTAYKILKKFYSEVKRFEVKDGEILDEKGVSISPEELVEQLQNDEIFITYTTEDKDEKGNLITVRKEVAVEPEHLDKYLNDDRINIEEIVAISPLVFRKSPYGNIIIETLKKDQPQINANFTFRDAARVDIYRKMRPTDTAVMDPKAFLRRANELFENIFFDPQRYDLSKVGRVKLNAKIHEIPETIKPLDLDTLLEDYPPLALAEDIKVGREKIPAGTKIDEALIEKLKSKKFKEIKVQPYLDDEARFILLPDVIGIVKYLLELRLGKKELDDIAHLGNRRVRPVGELLENQTRLGLVRMNKAFKDRVATVDIEDPNLKAADMINPRYVTGSILEFLKGGQLSQFMDQANPLAELTHKRRLSALGPGGLTRDSAKFEIRDVHPTHYGRVCPIETPEGQNIGLISSMTVYATINEFGFLVSPYRKVKNGVVTDEIEYLAAYDEEKYVIAQANAPIDEKGRFINDRVLARAKGDIRLVSPDEVDYMDVSPKQVVSVSASLIPFLEHDDANRALMGSNMQRQAVPLLKTEYPLVGTGMEKIVAEHSGAAVIAKRGGVVESVSGDRIVISVNPEEINENDPLDIGLDVYELMKFKGSNQATCMNQRPLVRKGDTVVAGSVIADGTSTYKGELSLGKNVLVAFMPWRGYNFEDAIVISERLVKDDVFTSIHIEEFTCEARETKLGPEEITRNIVGVNEKALANLDEHGIVRVGAYVKPGDILVGKVTPKGETQPTPEEKLLLAIFGEKAADVKDSSLRVPAGVEGIVIDVQVFARKKSGKKENKYIQKLIDEEIAKLDKELEEKKKFITARRDELVKELIIGQKVPRDIKVAGKVILKKGEEITEETADNVLRFIVVNPSGFLSDKKVIEKVENIVNKAKLQIELWENIYEKQKQQVQKGADLKPGVNELVKVYIAQKRKIQVGDKMAGRHGNKGVISIVLPEEDMPFMEDGTPVDIVLNPLGVPSRMNVGQILETHLGLAAKKLGEKLGEELKKISGKDAIIKKIVEYYKIASKTGDKIIDKYRKEDIKELERYLNTLDEDTLKAVVKDLTEIGIPVRTPVFEGATEKDIKEMLEAAGFKPSGKMKLIDGRTGEPFDLEVTAGYMYMLKLIHMVDDKIHARSTGPYSLITQQPLGGRAQFGGQRFGEMEVWALEAHGAAYSLQEMLTVKSDDIEGRKRVYESIVKGKYYYDIGVPESFKVLVRELKALALDVECKLEDGEQQACDTVDIVSKSKKKEL; encoded by the coding sequence ATGAGGAATATAGAAAAATTGCCTTTCAACCCATTAAGAAAAAGTTTATCCAGAAGAAAAGAAGTATTACAACCCCCTGATTTACTACATGTTCAGAAAAACTCATTTGAGGATTTTATCCAATTCCATAAAAACCCTTATGAAAGAGAAGACAAAGGACTGCACGGAATATTTAAAAGCTCATTCCCATTTGAAGACCCAAACGGCCAGATAACAATAAATTATATTGCCTACGAAATCGGTGATTGGGAATGTGGGAAGTGTAGGAAATCAGTTAAAGATGATAATGAACATGTAGGTGGCCCAGGAGTTCCATGTCCTTATTGTGGTGGGGTTTTAATATACAAAGAAAAAAATACTGTAGAAGAATGTAAATACAAGGGTCTTACTTACAGCGCTCCGTTAAGGGTTTTACTTGAACTTGTTATAAATGAAGTAAATCCTGAAACAGGAGAAATAACCCCTAAAACCATTAAAAAACAGAAAGTATACTTTGGAGATGTTCCTTTACTTACAGAGCATGCCTATTTTGTGATAAATGGTTCAGAAAGGGTTGTGGTTTCACAGCTTATAAGGTCTTCTGGTATTTTCTTTGAAGCAAAAGAAGATAAAACAAAAGACATCCTGACAAGAATTATATATAAAGGTTCAGTAATTCCTGAAAAAGGTTCCAGACTGGAATTTGAACATGCAACAAACGTTGAGATATTCAACGCAAAAATAGATAGAAGAAAGCTTCTTGGGACAACTATTTTAAGGGCTTTTGGTCTTGATACTGCTTATAAAATTCTTAAAAAGTTCTATTCTGAAGTAAAAAGATTTGAAGTTAAAGATGGTGAAATATTAGATGAAAAAGGAGTTTCTATATCACCTGAGGAGCTGGTAGAACAACTCCAGAATGACGAGATTTTTATCACTTACACCACCGAAGATAAAGACGAAAAAGGCAATCTTATTACTGTTAGAAAAGAAGTTGCTGTAGAACCTGAGCATCTGGATAAATACCTGAATGATGACAGAATAAATATTGAAGAGATTGTTGCTATATCTCCACTTGTATTTAGAAAATCTCCTTATGGAAATATCATTATTGAAACTCTCAAAAAAGACCAGCCACAGATTAATGCTAACTTTACTTTCAGGGATGCTGCAAGGGTTGATATATACAGAAAAATGAGACCTACTGACACCGCTGTAATGGACCCTAAGGCATTCCTGAGAAGAGCAAATGAACTATTTGAAAATATATTCTTTGACCCACAAAGATATGACCTGTCAAAGGTTGGTAGAGTTAAGCTCAACGCTAAAATACATGAAATTCCAGAAACAATTAAACCTTTAGACCTTGATACTCTACTGGAAGACTATCCACCACTTGCTCTTGCTGAAGATATAAAAGTAGGAAGAGAAAAGATACCTGCTGGAACAAAAATAGATGAGGCACTAATAGAAAAACTTAAATCTAAAAAGTTTAAAGAGATTAAAGTTCAACCATACCTTGATGATGAAGCAAGATTTATACTTCTCCCAGATGTAATTGGTATTGTTAAGTATCTTCTTGAACTTAGACTTGGTAAAAAAGAACTTGATGATATAGCACACCTTGGAAACAGAAGAGTAAGACCTGTAGGTGAACTTCTTGAAAATCAGACAAGACTTGGTCTTGTTAGAATGAACAAAGCTTTCAAGGACAGGGTCGCAACTGTAGATATAGAAGACCCTAACCTGAAAGCAGCTGATATGATTAATCCAAGATATGTAACAGGTTCAATCCTTGAGTTCCTGAAAGGTGGACAGCTTTCACAGTTTATGGATCAGGCCAACCCACTTGCTGAACTTACACACAAAAGAAGGCTTTCTGCATTAGGTCCTGGAGGTCTAACAAGAGACAGTGCAAAGTTTGAGATAAGAGACGTTCACCCAACCCACTACGGAAGGGTATGTCCAATTGAAACACCAGAAGGACAGAATATCGGTCTTATTTCTTCAATGACAGTATATGCAACAATAAATGAGTTTGGATTTCTTGTTTCACCGTATAGAAAGGTTAAAAATGGTGTTGTTACAGATGAAATAGAATACCTTGCTGCCTATGATGAAGAAAAATATGTAATAGCACAGGCTAACGCCCCAATAGATGAAAAAGGAAGATTTATAAACGACAGAGTTCTTGCAAGGGCTAAAGGAGATATCAGGCTTGTATCTCCAGATGAAGTTGATTATATGGACGTATCTCCTAAACAGGTTGTATCTGTATCTGCATCCTTAATTCCATTCCTTGAGCATGATGATGCTAACAGGGCACTTATGGGTTCTAACATGCAACGTCAGGCTGTTCCACTGCTGAAAACAGAGTATCCACTTGTTGGAACAGGAATGGAAAAGATTGTTGCAGAACACTCTGGAGCTGCTGTAATTGCCAAAAGAGGTGGAGTTGTTGAATCTGTTTCAGGAGATAGAATTGTTATTAGTGTAAATCCTGAAGAAATAAATGAGAATGACCCACTGGATATTGGACTTGATGTATACGAACTTATGAAGTTCAAAGGTTCTAACCAGGCAACCTGTATGAACCAGAGACCTCTGGTTAGAAAAGGAGATACAGTTGTTGCAGGTTCAGTAATCGCAGACGGAACCTCAACATACAAAGGTGAACTCTCACTTGGTAAAAACGTTCTTGTAGCATTTATGCCATGGAGAGGATATAACTTTGAGGATGCTATTGTTATTTCAGAAAGACTTGTTAAGGATGATGTATTTACATCAATACATATAGAAGAGTTCACATGTGAAGCCAGAGAAACAAAACTTGGACCAGAAGAAATCACAAGAAACATTGTTGGTGTAAATGAAAAAGCACTGGCAAACCTTGACGAGCACGGAATAGTCAGAGTTGGTGCTTATGTAAAACCTGGAGATATTCTTGTTGGAAAAGTAACTCCAAAAGGTGAAACACAGCCAACTCCAGAAGAAAAACTGCTCCTTGCGATATTTGGTGAAAAGGCAGCAGATGTTAAGGATTCATCCCTCAGGGTTCCTGCTGGTGTAGAAGGTATAGTTATTGATGTTCAGGTTTTTGCAAGGAAAAAATCAGGCAAAAAGGAGAATAAATATATCCAGAAGCTTATAGATGAAGAAATTGCCAAGTTGGACAAAGAACTTGAGGAGAAAAAGAAATTTATAACAGCAAGAAGAGATGAACTGGTAAAAGAACTGATTATTGGACAGAAAGTTCCAAGGGATATCAAAGTAGCAGGAAAAGTAATACTGAAAAAAGGTGAAGAAATCACTGAAGAAACAGCAGACAATGTTCTTAGGTTTATAGTTGTTAATCCATCTGGATTTCTCTCAGACAAGAAAGTTATAGAGAAGGTTGAAAACATTGTAAATAAAGCAAAATTACAAATAGAACTTTGGGAAAATATCTATGAAAAACAAAAGCAACAGGTACAGAAAGGAGCTGACCTCAAACCTGGAGTAAATGAGCTGGTAAAAGTTTACATAGCCCAGAAGCGTAAAATCCAGGTTGGTGATAAAATGGCCGGTAGACACGGAAACAAAGGTGTTATCTCCATAGTTCTCCCAGAGGAAGATATGCCATTTATGGAAGATGGAACTCCTGTTGATATAGTACTCAACCCACTTGGTGTTCCTTCCCGTATGAACGTTGGACAGATACTTGAAACCCACCTTGGACTTGCAGCCAAAAAACTTGGTGAAAAATTAGGAGAGGAACTTAAGAAGATTTCTGGAAAAGATGCAATTATCAAGAAAATTGTTGAATATTACAAAATAGCAAGCAAAACAGGTGACAAGATAATTGATAAATACAGAAAAGAAGATATAAAAGAGCTTGAAAGATACCTGAATACATTGGATGAAGATACACTGAAAGCAGTAGTAAAAGACCTGACAGAGATAGGTATCCCAGTAAGAACACCTGTATTTGAAGGTGCAACAGAGAAAGATATTAAAGAAATGCTGGAAGCAGCCGGATTTAAGCCTTCTGGAAAAATGAAACTGATAGACGGAAGAACAGGAGAGCCATTTGACCTGGAAGTTACGGCAGGATATATGTATATGCTCAAACTGATACATATGGTTGATGATAAAATACACGCACGTTCTACAGGACCATACTCACTTATTACACAACAGCCTCTTGGTGGTAGAGCACAGTTCGGTGGTCAGAGATTTGGAGAAATGGAAGTATGGGCACTGGAAGCACACGGAGCAGCATACTCACTACAAGAAATGCTTACAGTTAAGTCTGACGACATAGAAGGTAGAAAGAGAGTTTATGAATCTATTGTTAAAGGTAAATACTACTACGATATAGGAGTTCCAGAATCATTCAAAGTTCTGGTAAGGGAGCTGAAAGCGCTTGCACTGGATGTTGAATGTAAACTGGAAGATGGTGAGCAACAAGCCTGTGATACAGTTGACATAGTCTCAAAAAGTAAGAAAAAAGAACTTTAA
- the rplL gene encoding 50S ribosomal protein L7/L12: protein MATISKEEIKEAIKNMTVLELAELVKELEEEFGVSAAAMVAAAPAAGGAAAGAAAEEKTEFDVILQSPGDKKINVIKVVREITGLGLKEAKELVDNAPKPVKEGVSKEEAEQIKAKLEEAGATVEIK, encoded by the coding sequence ATGGCAACAATCTCAAAGGAAGAAATCAAGGAAGCTATCAAAAACATGACTGTTTTAGAGCTTGCTGAGCTCGTTAAAGAATTAGAAGAAGAGTTCGGAGTATCTGCTGCTGCAATGGTAGCTGCTGCTCCAGCTGCAGGTGGTGCTGCTGCAGGTGCTGCTGCAGAAGAAAAAACTGAATTTGATGTAATTCTCCAAAGCCCAGGAGACAAAAAGATTAACGTTATCAAAGTTGTTAGAGAAATCACAGGTCTTGGACTTAAAGAAGCTAAAGAACTGGTGGACAACGCTCCAAAACCAGTTAAAGAAGGAGTTTCTAAAGAAGAAGCAGAACAAATCAAAGCTAAACTTGAAGAGGCAGGTGCTACTGTCGAGATTAAGTAA
- the rplJ gene encoding 50S ribosomal protein L10, with translation MSATEVRKSIQKKQQLVNEVKEKIDRAKLMVVFDFTGIDANAMADFRKEIRKKDAEIKVIKNSILYRACNGTELYDKIDIFQGPSAVIFAYEDIVAAAKALKEFLKNNESAKVKAGLLEGTFVTPEKIDELASLPGREELIAQLLATMMAPVTNFVRVLNAVPQKAVMVLNAIKEEKEKQG, from the coding sequence ATGTCAGCAACAGAAGTTAGAAAATCCATACAGAAAAAGCAACAGTTAGTCAATGAAGTAAAGGAAAAGATAGATAGAGCAAAATTAATGGTTGTGTTTGATTTTACAGGGATAGATGCCAATGCAATGGCAGATTTCAGAAAAGAGATTAGAAAAAAAGATGCAGAAATCAAGGTTATAAAAAATTCTATCCTTTACAGAGCTTGCAACGGAACAGAGCTTTATGATAAAATTGATATTTTCCAGGGGCCTTCTGCTGTAATATTTGCTTATGAGGATATAGTTGCAGCTGCAAAGGCTCTAAAGGAATTCTTGAAGAATAATGAAAGTGCCAAAGTTAAGGCTGGGCTGCTGGAAGGAACTTTTGTTACACCAGAGAAAATAGATGAACTTGCTTCGCTACCAGGCAGAGAAGAACTAATTGCACAGCTGCTTGCTACAATGATGGCTCCGGTTACAAACTTTGTACGTGTGCTTAATGCTGTTCCGCAAAAGGCGGTTATGGTATTAAATGCAATTAAGGAAGAAAAAGAAAAACAAGGCTAA
- the rplA gene encoding 50S ribosomal protein L1, which produces MAKRGKKYLKALELVDKNKAYTVEEAVELLKKMEEVLQRKFDETVELVFRLGVDPRYADQMVRGSVVLPHGLGKELKVLVITQGEKVKEAEEAGADYVGGEDMINKILNENWLDFDVVIATPDMMPKVAKLGRILGPRGLMPNPKVGTVTQNVAKAVEEAKKGRVEFKVDKTGNLHVPIGKISFDNQKLIENAFEVIETVQKLRPSGLKGQYIKNMAMKTTMSPSVKLDIASVLKSLEAKAA; this is translated from the coding sequence ATGGCAAAAAGAGGAAAGAAATATCTAAAGGCTTTAGAACTTGTAGATAAAAATAAGGCATACACAGTTGAAGAGGCTGTTGAGCTTCTCAAAAAGATGGAAGAAGTTCTTCAGAGAAAATTTGATGAGACTGTTGAACTGGTTTTCAGACTGGGAGTTGACCCAAGATATGCAGACCAGATGGTTAGGGGTTCAGTAGTTCTTCCACACGGGCTTGGAAAAGAACTAAAGGTTCTGGTTATAACTCAAGGTGAAAAGGTTAAAGAAGCTGAAGAAGCTGGTGCTGATTATGTTGGTGGAGAAGATATGATAAACAAAATACTTAATGAAAACTGGCTGGATTTTGATGTAGTAATAGCAACTCCAGATATGATGCCAAAAGTTGCAAAATTAGGTAGAATACTGGGACCAAGAGGACTTATGCCAAACCCAAAAGTTGGAACAGTTACACAGAATGTTGCAAAAGCTGTAGAAGAGGCTAAGAAAGGTAGAGTTGAATTTAAAGTAGATAAAACAGGAAACCTTCACGTTCCTATAGGAAAAATATCATTTGATAATCAGAAACTTATTGAAAATGCATTTGAAGTAATTGAAACAGTTCAGAAACTTAGACCTTCAGGACTTAAAGGCCAGTATATCAAAAATATGGCTATGAAAACTACAATGAGCCCATCTGTTAAACTTGATATTGCTTCAGTATTAAAATCACTTGAAGCAAAAGCAGCTTAA
- the rplK gene encoding 50S ribosomal protein L11: MAKKVVGTIELMIPAQQASPSPPVGPALGQHGVNIMEFVKSFNAATAEMKPGTIVPVVITVYSDRSFTFILKTPPASYLLKEAAGIKKGASDPKREKVGKVTKEQLREIAEIKLKDLNTEDINQAMKIIAGTARSMGIEVEGLEA; encoded by the coding sequence ATGGCTAAGAAAGTAGTAGGAACAATTGAGCTGATGATACCAGCTCAACAGGCATCACCATCACCACCGGTTGGTCCTGCTCTGGGTCAGCATGGTGTTAACATTATGGAGTTTGTTAAAAGCTTCAACGCTGCAACAGCAGAAATGAAACCGGGAACTATTGTTCCGGTTGTGATTACTGTCTATTCTGACAGGTCTTTCACATTCATCCTTAAAACTCCACCAGCATCTTATCTTTTAAAAGAAGCTGCAGGAATTAAAAAAGGTGCTTCTGACCCAAAAAGAGAAAAGGTAGGTAAAGTTACAAAGGAGCAATTAAGAGAAATTGCTGAAATTAAACTTAAAGACCTCAATACAGAGGATATCAATCAGGCAATGAAAATTATTGCCGGAACTGCCCGTTCCATGGGAATTGAAGTTGAAGGATTGGAGGCATAG
- the nusG gene encoding transcription termination/antitermination protein NusG has protein sequence MSEEKKNQEEIKEESQQEKKEDKKKWYALYTQSNLEIRAKENLLRMLELNNMKYLVEKVLVPAEEKVVIKSMGKEKYRLSLKGANREIEVMGKKGITKFVIEDGKVRVVESVEGDEQCVQHSPIYKPGQKIQCKENKTEAKIILENKIFPGYLLIKAELNDDLIDLIKKTPYIIGFVSAGGVPVPLDEKDIQKVLGQIEKGAPKVKKLLFQKGDQVRVIEGPFMNFTGTVEEVIPDKEKLIVSISIFGRSTPVELEFSQVEKI, from the coding sequence ATGTCTGAAGAAAAGAAAAATCAGGAAGAAATAAAAGAAGAAAGCCAGCAGGAAAAAAAGGAAGATAAGAAAAAGTGGTATGCCCTTTATACCCAGTCTAATCTGGAGATAAGGGCAAAAGAAAATCTTTTAAGAATGCTTGAGCTCAACAATATGAAATACCTTGTTGAAAAAGTTCTTGTTCCTGCTGAAGAAAAGGTTGTAATTAAATCAATGGGAAAAGAAAAATACAGATTATCCCTTAAAGGTGCAAATAGAGAAATAGAAGTAATGGGCAAAAAAGGTATTACCAAATTTGTAATAGAAGATGGAAAAGTTAGAGTTGTCGAGAGTGTAGAAGGGGATGAGCAGTGTGTTCAGCACAGCCCTATATATAAACCAGGACAAAAAATACAATGTAAAGAAAACAAAACAGAAGCAAAAATAATACTTGAAAATAAAATATTCCCAGGATACCTTCTGATAAAAGCTGAGCTTAATGATGACCTTATAGATTTAATAAAGAAAACACCATACATTATCGGATTTGTAAGTGCAGGAGGAGTTCCTGTTCCACTTGATGAAAAAGATATCCAGAAAGTTCTTGGACAGATAGAAAAAGGTGCTCCAAAGGTCAAGAAATTACTATTCCAGAAAGGAGACCAGGTAAGAGTTATAGAAGGACCATTTATGAACTTTACAGGAACTGTAGAAGAGGTAATTCCAGACAAAGAAAAATTAATAGTTTCAATATCAATATTTGGAAGGTCTACACCGGTTGAACTTGAGTTCTCTCAGGTAGAGAAGATATAA
- the secE gene encoding preprotein translocase subunit SecE — translation MKISELPKFFKEVQEELKKVTWPSKELVKNATIGVIVFTLLVSIYLWGLDFIFSKIFDYLYK, via the coding sequence ATGAAAATTAGTGAATTACCTAAATTTTTTAAGGAAGTTCAAGAGGAGCTTAAAAAGGTAACCTGGCCGTCTAAAGAGCTGGTTAAAAACGCAACTATAGGTGTTATAGTTTTTACTTTACTTGTTTCTATATATTTGTGGGGACTGGATTTTATATTTTCCAAAATTTTTGATTACCTTTACAAATAA
- the rpmG gene encoding 50S ribosomal protein L33 has translation MAREIITLACTECKRKNYTTTKNKRKHTERLELRKYCKFCKKHTIHREIK, from the coding sequence ATGGCAAGAGAAATAATTACTCTGGCTTGCACTGAGTGCAAAAGAAAGAATTACACAACAACTAAAAATAAAAGAAAGCACACAGAAAGACTTGAGCTTAGAAAATATTGTAAATTTTGCAAAAAGCATACAATTCATAGGGAGATAAAATAA
- the tuf gene encoding elongation factor Tu produces the protein MAREKFERKKEHVNVGTIGHVDHGKTTLTAAITYVLSKKGLAEFIGYGDIDKAPEERDRGITINITHVEYETEKRHYAHVDCPGHADYIKNMITGAAQMDGAILVVSAADGPMPQTREHVLLARQVNVPYIVVFLNKCDMVDDEELLELVELEVRELLNKYEFPGDEVPVIRGSALGALNDEEKWVKSVEELLNAMDEYIPTPERATDKPFLMAIEDVFTISGRGTVVTGRVERGTLKVGDEVEIVGLSDEIKKTVVTGIEMFRKTLDEAVAGDNVGVLLRGIGKDEVERGQVLAAPGTITPHKKFKAQVYILSKEEGGRHTPFFLGYRPQFYIRTADVTGTVVELPEGQEMVMPGDNVELTVELMEPVAIEEQMRFAIREGGRTVGAGVVTKIIE, from the coding sequence ATGGCGAGAGAAAAATTTGAGAGGAAGAAAGAGCACGTAAACGTGGGGACAATAGGGCACGTAGACCACGGTAAGACAACATTAACAGCTGCTATAACATACGTATTATCAAAGAAAGGGTTAGCGGAATTTATTGGATACGGTGACATTGACAAAGCACCAGAAGAGAGGGACAGAGGAATTACAATCAACATCACACACGTAGAGTATGAGACAGAGAAAAGACACTACGCACACGTAGACTGTCCAGGGCACGCAGACTACATCAAGAACATGATAACCGGTGCTGCCCAGATGGACGGAGCTATCCTTGTTGTATCAGCAGCAGACGGGCCAATGCCACAGACAAGGGAGCACGTACTTCTTGCAAGACAGGTTAACGTTCCATACATCGTAGTATTCTTAAACAAATGCGACATGGTAGACGACGAAGAGCTTTTAGAGCTTGTAGAGTTAGAGGTAAGAGAACTTTTAAATAAATACGAATTTCCAGGGGATGAAGTACCAGTAATCAGAGGTTCAGCACTTGGGGCATTAAACGACGAAGAGAAATGGGTTAAATCAGTAGAAGAGCTTCTCAATGCGATGGACGAATACATTCCAACACCAGAGAGAGCGACAGACAAACCATTCCTTATGGCAATAGAGGACGTATTTACCATCTCAGGAAGGGGAACAGTAGTAACAGGAAGAGTAGAGAGAGGAACACTGAAAGTAGGGGACGAAGTAGAGATAGTAGGGCTGTCAGACGAGATTAAGAAGACAGTAGTAACAGGAATAGAGATGTTCAGAAAGACACTGGACGAAGCAGTAGCAGGGGACAACGTAGGGGTACTACTGAGAGGAATAGGGAAAGACGAAGTAGAGAGAGGGCAGGTATTAGCTGCACCAGGGACAATCACACCACACAAGAAATTCAAAGCACAGGTATACATTCTTTCCAAAGAGGAAGGAGGAAGACACACACCATTCTTCCTTGGATACAGACCACAGTTTTACATCAGGACAGCTGACGTAACAGGGACAGTAGTAGAGTTGCCAGAAGGACAAGAGATGGTAATGCCAGGGGATAACGTAGAGTTAACAGTAGAATTAATGGAGCCAGTAGCTATAGAGGAGCAGATGAGATTTGCTATCAGGGAAGGTGGTAGAACTGTTGGTGCTGGTGTTGTTACTAAAATAATTGAGTAA
- a CDS encoding peptidoglycan-binding protein codes for MLKRLFLTLILSSVIWFSSCAQKSQSTADQIEKSTEQQTAVVEQVQQQKNELEKLQEENQQLQAQLQKLQEEKEELEKQKAQLAEIQKYQNVKAENLQSAQCEINPELGVPLNPPQAKPGECFAIGYLPSQYKYEKVKVLIDAGGEKVVTTPPKYKVVPKKVLVKEESKKIVVIPPVYKTVTEKVLVRPATTKKVVVKPAKYKWVTEKVLVEPAKKVWKRGRSFLTHAVATRFDPNTGDILCLVEVPPKYKYIKKKVMVEPPVVKEVPVPPVYKTITKKVLVKPAQTKEVVIPAVYKTVYVKELVEPAKVQKIKIPPKYDYVTKRVKVKDEQFLWVKVLCKDNMTTDTIVKLQKALKSKGYYRGPIDGIYGPLTQEAVVNFQKDNNIPITPGAVTLRTLQLLGIN; via the coding sequence ATGCTGAAACGTCTATTTTTAACCCTCATTTTATCATCAGTTATCTGGTTTAGCTCCTGTGCCCAAAAATCTCAAAGCACAGCCGACCAGATAGAAAAAAGCACGGAACAACAAACTGCTGTTGTAGAGCAAGTTCAACAGCAAAAAAATGAGTTAGAAAAATTGCAGGAAGAAAATCAACAGTTGCAGGCTCAACTTCAAAAATTACAGGAAGAAAAGGAGGAGTTAGAAAAACAAAAAGCTCAACTTGCTGAAATACAAAAGTATCAAAACGTAAAAGCTGAAAATCTCCAATCAGCACAATGTGAAATCAATCCAGAATTAGGTGTACCCCTTAATCCACCACAGGCAAAACCAGGAGAATGTTTTGCTATTGGATATCTTCCGTCTCAGTACAAATATGAAAAGGTTAAAGTCCTTATAGATGCTGGAGGGGAAAAAGTAGTAACAACTCCTCCAAAATATAAGGTGGTTCCTAAAAAAGTTTTAGTTAAAGAAGAGAGTAAGAAAATAGTTGTTATTCCTCCAGTTTACAAAACAGTAACTGAAAAAGTTCTGGTAAGACCTGCAACAACTAAGAAAGTTGTTGTTAAACCTGCAAAATACAAATGGGTTACAGAAAAAGTTCTTGTTGAGCCTGCTAAAAAGGTGTGGAAAAGAGGAAGGTCTTTCTTAACTCATGCAGTTGCAACCAGATTTGACCCAAATACTGGTGATATTCTCTGTCTGGTAGAAGTTCCTCCTAAATACAAATATATAAAGAAAAAAGTAATGGTTGAGCCTCCTGTGGTGAAAGAAGTTCCTGTTCCTCCAGTTTACAAAACAATTACTAAAAAGGTTCTTGTAAAACCTGCTCAAACAAAAGAAGTAGTAATTCCAGCAGTTTACAAAACTGTATATGTTAAAGAGCTTGTTGAACCTGCTAAAGTTCAGAAGATTAAAATTCCTCCAAAATATGACTATGTTACAAAAAGAGTTAAGGTCAAAGATGAACAATTTCTATGGGTTAAGGTTCTGTGTAAGGATAATATGACAACAGATACAATTGTAAAACTTCAAAAAGCCTTAAAGTCTAAAGGTTATTACAGAGGCCCTATAGATGGTATTTATGGACCTTTAACACAAGAAGCTGTTGTAAATTTCCAAAAGGATAATAATATCCCAATAACTCCAGGTGCAGTTACTTTAAGAACCCTCCAGCTCCTTGGTATCAATTAA